In Synechococcus sp. KORDI-52, one genomic interval encodes:
- the gap gene encoding type I glyceraldehyde-3-phosphate dehydrogenase: MTLRVAINGFGRIGRNVLRGWISRGADTGLEIVGMNSTSDPATSAHLLTYDSILGRLDPSVDIKTTDSSMFVNGKEIKFFADRNPLNCPWKEWGVDLVIESTGVFNTDEKASMHIQAGAKKVILTAPGKGDRVGTFVVGVNDDQYRHEDWDILSNASCTTNCLAPIVKVLDQNFGLDWGLMTTIHSYTGDQRILDNSHRDLRRARAAALNMVPTTTGAAKAVALVYPEVKGKLTGFAMRVPTPNVSAVDLTFGPSRAASVDDIKAAIKSASENGMKGIIKYSDLPLVSTDYAGTNESTIFDADLTYAMGDKAVKILAWYDNEWGYSQRVVDLAEVVAKNWK; encoded by the coding sequence ATGACCCTGCGCGTTGCGATCAATGGATTCGGCCGGATCGGTCGCAATGTTCTGCGGGGTTGGATCAGCCGTGGTGCTGACACCGGTCTGGAAATCGTGGGGATGAACTCCACGTCCGACCCTGCCACCAGTGCACATCTGCTGACCTACGACTCCATCCTTGGTCGTTTGGATCCTTCCGTGGACATCAAGACCACGGACAGCTCGATGTTCGTCAACGGCAAGGAGATCAAGTTCTTCGCCGACCGCAATCCCCTCAACTGCCCCTGGAAGGAGTGGGGTGTTGATCTGGTGATCGAGTCCACCGGTGTGTTCAACACCGATGAGAAGGCCAGCATGCACATCCAGGCTGGCGCGAAGAAGGTCATCCTCACCGCCCCCGGCAAGGGTGATCGCGTCGGCACTTTCGTGGTGGGCGTCAACGACGACCAGTACCGCCATGAAGATTGGGACATCCTCAGCAACGCCAGCTGCACCACCAACTGTCTGGCTCCGATCGTCAAGGTTCTGGATCAGAACTTCGGCCTTGACTGGGGTCTGATGACCACCATCCACAGTTACACCGGCGACCAGCGGATCCTGGACAACAGCCACCGTGACCTGCGCCGCGCCCGTGCTGCGGCACTGAACATGGTCCCCACCACCACCGGTGCGGCCAAGGCCGTGGCTCTGGTCTACCCCGAAGTGAAGGGCAAGCTCACTGGCTTCGCCATGCGCGTTCCCACTCCGAACGTCTCCGCTGTTGACCTCACCTTCGGTCCCTCCCGCGCCGCCAGCGTCGACGACATCAAGGCCGCGATCAAGTCGGCTTCTGAGAACGGCATGAAGGGGATCATCAAATACAGCGACCTGCCTTTGGTTTCCACCGACTACGCCGGCACCAACGAATCCACCATCTTTGACGCCGACCTCACCTACGCCATGGGTGACAAGGCCGTGAAGATCCTGGCCTGGTACGACAACGAGTGGGGCTACAGCCAGCGTGTTGTTGATCTGGCCGAAGTGGTGGCCAAGAACTGGAAGTGA
- a CDS encoding DEAD/DEAH box helicase, which produces MLTPPKPTTTCCLDLSPAGLIRVVSPFDAVTQAQLRRIRPRGRWNGPSHGWDFPLAAADPLQQALGQRFPITSALQEWLDWCEYPLPPLPSHRTLVAAADLDTALQDGRHPLRHQRSGVRWLLARRGAVLADEMGLGKTLTALLAARALMRCAEVRLLVVAPVGLHPHWRRESEAVGVELELVSWARLPDNLPPAGTLLVVDEAHYAQSLKAQRTAALLRLARHPRLRAIWMLTGTPMKNGRPSQLYPLLAAMDHPIARDQRQFEERYCQGHWRESRSGKRWQATGASQLEELRRLSRPLILHRRKQQVVDLPPKRRRLHPLALSEAESTGFDHRVGLVLDDYRRRARRGEVRRDAEHLALLTSMRQIAAEFKLPAAQQLVESLRREGEAVVLFSGFVAPLQLLQQTLGGELLTGRQSPAERQQCVDRFQQGQNDCLLATFGTGSLGFTLHRARHVVLLERPWTPGDLDQAEDRCHRLGMGGGLTCHWLQLGAADQLVDGLLASKAERIEVLMGPRRLTLERQSLPAMVRDCLQAA; this is translated from the coding sequence TTGTTGACGCCGCCAAAACCCACAACGACCTGTTGTCTGGATCTCTCTCCAGCTGGGTTGATTCGTGTGGTCAGTCCCTTCGATGCGGTGACCCAGGCCCAGTTGCGTCGGATCAGGCCTCGGGGACGCTGGAACGGTCCAAGCCATGGCTGGGACTTTCCCTTGGCGGCAGCCGATCCGCTTCAACAGGCCCTGGGACAGCGTTTCCCCATCACTTCCGCTTTGCAGGAATGGCTTGATTGGTGCGAGTACCCCCTGCCACCGCTGCCATCGCATCGGACCCTTGTGGCTGCGGCGGATCTCGACACAGCCCTGCAGGATGGTCGTCATCCCTTGCGCCATCAACGCTCCGGGGTCCGCTGGCTCCTGGCCCGTCGCGGCGCCGTTCTGGCGGATGAGATGGGGCTGGGGAAGACCCTTACAGCTCTGTTGGCGGCCCGTGCCCTGATGCGTTGTGCTGAGGTGCGTCTGCTTGTGGTGGCCCCCGTCGGCCTGCATCCCCACTGGCGCCGGGAATCAGAGGCCGTTGGTGTTGAGCTTGAGTTGGTGAGTTGGGCCCGGCTCCCCGACAACCTGCCGCCGGCAGGAACCCTCTTGGTGGTGGATGAAGCGCATTACGCCCAGTCACTTAAGGCGCAGCGCACGGCGGCTTTGTTACGACTGGCCCGTCATCCCCGTCTGCGCGCGATCTGGATGCTGACGGGAACTCCAATGAAGAACGGTCGCCCCTCTCAGCTGTATCCCCTGCTTGCGGCTATGGATCATCCGATTGCGCGGGATCAACGCCAGTTCGAGGAGCGTTATTGCCAAGGCCACTGGCGGGAGAGCCGATCCGGTAAACGGTGGCAGGCGACAGGCGCGAGTCAATTGGAAGAGCTGCGGCGGTTGAGCCGCCCCTTAATACTGCATCGTCGCAAACAGCAGGTGGTGGACCTTCCACCCAAGCGGCGGCGTCTACACCCTTTGGCTCTTTCGGAGGCTGAGAGCACGGGTTTTGATCATCGTGTTGGGCTGGTGCTGGATGACTACAGGCGTCGAGCCCGTCGTGGAGAGGTGCGACGGGATGCTGAGCACCTGGCCTTGCTGACCTCCATGCGCCAGATCGCAGCTGAATTCAAATTGCCTGCGGCTCAGCAACTGGTCGAGTCATTGCGTCGAGAAGGGGAAGCGGTGGTGTTGTTCAGTGGCTTCGTGGCTCCGTTGCAGCTTTTGCAGCAAACCCTCGGTGGGGAATTGTTGACCGGTCGCCAGAGCCCCGCTGAACGTCAGCAGTGTGTGGATCGTTTTCAGCAGGGTCAGAACGATTGTCTGCTGGCCACCTTCGGCACTGGTTCCCTCGGCTTCACCCTTCACAGGGCTCGACATGTGGTGTTGCTGGAACGCCCGTGGACGCCCGGCGACCTCGACCAAGCTGAAGACCGCTGTCATCGTCTTGGGATGGGCGGTGGCCTGACCTGCCACTGGCTGCAGCTCGGCGCCGCAGATCAGTTGGTGGATGGATTGTTGGCCAGCAAGGCGGAACGGATCGAGGTGTTGATGGGGCCTCGGCGATTGACATTGGAGCGCCAATCCTTGCCCGCCATGGTGCGGGATTGTTTGCAGGCGGCCTGA
- a CDS encoding SDR family oxidoreductase, whose protein sequence is MLIDLVKRSRPLASDAKLLVLGGGYSGRCLASLARAMGTPVLCTRRSLDATHADLLFDSNGQDRLDPGALEGVTHLLCTIPPDRDGNDPVLSKLLVTLRNLPLRWAGYLSTTGVYGDRQGSWVSEQDEPSPMLDRSIRRLNCEKAWLHSGLPIQILRLPGIYGPGRSVLNALHQGRARLIDKPGQVFCRIHVEDIAGACWHLMHRTEQGTPPTMDQGNLVNVVDDLPAPTAELMRHAASLLGCALPPLEPFDQIVDSLSPMAQTFWSENRRVSNHKLCHDLGYTLLHPDYFNGLQDCLNQDRLNPPDLHSPPRSTNG, encoded by the coding sequence ATGCTGATCGATCTTGTCAAGCGATCGAGGCCCCTGGCGTCTGACGCCAAGCTGCTGGTGCTGGGGGGTGGATACAGCGGACGTTGTTTGGCCAGTCTGGCCCGCGCCATGGGAACTCCGGTGCTTTGCACCCGGCGCTCCCTCGACGCCACCCACGCTGATCTGCTCTTCGACAGCAACGGTCAGGACCGGCTCGACCCGGGCGCTCTGGAGGGCGTAACCCATCTGCTGTGCACCATCCCCCCGGATCGGGATGGAAACGATCCGGTGTTGTCGAAGCTGCTTGTCACACTCAGAAACCTGCCGCTGCGTTGGGCGGGCTATCTCTCCACGACAGGGGTCTATGGCGATCGTCAGGGCAGCTGGGTGTCCGAGCAGGACGAACCATCGCCGATGCTGGACCGCAGCATCCGCCGCCTGAATTGCGAAAAAGCTTGGCTGCACTCCGGTCTACCGATCCAGATTCTGCGCCTGCCTGGCATCTATGGCCCAGGACGGTCGGTGCTTAACGCCTTGCACCAAGGGCGCGCACGCTTGATCGACAAACCTGGCCAGGTGTTCTGCCGTATCCATGTGGAAGACATCGCAGGGGCCTGCTGGCACCTCATGCATCGCACCGAGCAGGGAACTCCACCGACCATGGATCAAGGGAACCTGGTGAACGTGGTAGATGACCTCCCGGCTCCCACAGCGGAACTGATGCGGCATGCGGCATCCCTGTTGGGTTGTGCCCTACCGCCGCTGGAGCCGTTCGATCAAATCGTGGACAGCTTGAGCCCCATGGCTCAGACGTTCTGGAGCGAGAACCGCCGCGTCAGCAATCACAAGCTCTGCCACGACCTCGGTTACACGCTGCTGCATCCGGACTACTTCAACGGGCTTCAGGATTGTTTGAACCAGGACAGACTCAATCCGCCTGACCTCCACTCCCCCCCTCGATCAACCAACGGTTGA
- the murB gene encoding UDP-N-acetylmuramate dehydrogenase, with amino-acid sequence MTPCDARRPQAGASLAEFTTWRVGGNAEWLAEPTSLEETQGWVQWAAQQGMPCRVIGAGSNLLIHDDGLPGLSLCLRKLQGMQIDALSGTIEVLAGEPIPSMARRAARAGLHGLEWAVGIPGTAGGAAVMNAGAQGGCTAEWLESVRVMPLKGGDCFELQRDQLNFAYRHSRLQDNDLVLLSARFRLEPGRDPDELKRVTSANLSHRTTTQPYQQPSCGSVFRNPEPLKAGRLIEEQGLKGTRIGGAEISTVHANFIVNTGVAQAKDIAQLIHLVQDRIEAEHGIRLHPEVKRLGFASAA; translated from the coding sequence ATGACTCCATGCGATGCCCGCCGGCCCCAGGCCGGAGCCAGCCTTGCGGAATTCACCACGTGGCGGGTGGGAGGAAACGCCGAATGGCTGGCGGAACCCACCAGTCTTGAAGAAACACAAGGCTGGGTTCAATGGGCCGCTCAACAGGGCATGCCCTGCCGCGTCATCGGTGCTGGATCGAATCTGCTGATTCACGATGACGGCCTGCCCGGGCTCTCGCTCTGCCTGCGCAAACTTCAAGGGATGCAGATCGATGCACTCAGTGGAACCATTGAGGTGCTCGCCGGCGAACCGATCCCGTCGATGGCACGACGGGCTGCACGCGCTGGGCTGCATGGCCTGGAGTGGGCGGTTGGCATCCCTGGAACCGCAGGCGGTGCCGCTGTGATGAATGCAGGCGCCCAAGGAGGCTGCACAGCGGAATGGTTGGAGTCAGTGCGGGTCATGCCGCTGAAGGGAGGCGACTGCTTTGAGCTTCAGCGGGATCAACTGAACTTCGCTTACCGCCACAGCCGACTGCAAGACAACGACCTCGTGCTGTTGTCCGCACGGTTCCGCTTGGAGCCCGGTCGCGATCCGGACGAACTCAAACGGGTCACCAGTGCGAATCTCAGCCACCGCACCACCACGCAGCCCTATCAACAACCCAGCTGCGGCAGTGTCTTCCGCAATCCCGAACCGCTCAAGGCCGGACGGCTGATCGAAGAGCAGGGGCTGAAGGGAACCCGGATCGGCGGCGCCGAGATCTCAACCGTGCATGCCAATTTCATCGTCAACACCGGTGTTGCCCAGGCGAAGGACATCGCCCAGCTGATCCACCTGGTGCAGGACCGCATCGAAGCCGAGCACGGAATTCGTCTGCACCCCGAAGTGAAGCGGCTGGGATTCGCTTCGGCGGCTTAA
- the pdxA gene encoding 4-hydroxythreonine-4-phosphate dehydrogenase PdxA — protein MGPRDSINPRHELVIALGDPAGIGMEVVLKALASAELPHELQPLLVGCRRSLLRTHARLQQQSNLPLADPAALRIDDQPLKANVQPGQPSTSGAEAGFRWLTRAVELLQSRGSRALVTAPIAKHLWHAAGHCYPGQTERLAELAGCQRSSMLFTAVSPTSGWRLNTLLATTHIPLSQIPGALTPDLVHHKLDVLLGFCQRFTTTPHLRIAGLNPHAGEAGQLGHEEADWLLPLLDQWRKDHPQVRLEGPIPPDTCWISAAHAWQTPNQPGPDGILALYHDQGLIPVKLLAFDAAVNTTLELPFLRTSPDHGTAFDIAAQGIASPESTAAAIKAAWDLS, from the coding sequence ATGGGCCCACGTGATTCCATAAACCCTAGGCATGAGCTGGTGATTGCTCTCGGCGATCCCGCTGGGATCGGTATGGAAGTGGTGCTCAAAGCCCTAGCCTCAGCCGAGCTCCCCCACGAGCTCCAACCGCTGCTGGTGGGTTGCAGGCGCAGTCTGCTCCGCACCCACGCGCGACTGCAGCAGCAATCAAACCTCCCCCTGGCTGACCCCGCAGCGCTCAGAATCGACGACCAACCCCTGAAGGCCAACGTTCAACCAGGGCAACCCAGCACCAGCGGAGCCGAGGCTGGATTTCGCTGGCTCACCCGTGCCGTTGAACTGCTTCAGTCACGGGGATCCCGAGCCCTGGTGACCGCCCCCATCGCCAAACATCTCTGGCACGCGGCCGGCCATTGCTATCCCGGGCAGACGGAACGTCTGGCAGAGCTGGCGGGTTGCCAACGCTCCTCCATGTTGTTCACTGCTGTCTCTCCCACCAGCGGTTGGCGCCTGAACACCTTGCTGGCCACCACCCACATCCCCCTCAGCCAGATCCCTGGGGCGCTGACCCCAGACCTGGTGCACCACAAACTGGACGTGCTGCTGGGGTTCTGCCAACGCTTCACGACCACACCACATCTGCGCATCGCCGGCCTCAATCCCCATGCCGGCGAAGCCGGTCAGCTGGGCCACGAGGAAGCCGACTGGCTGCTGCCACTGCTGGATCAATGGCGAAAAGACCATCCTCAGGTGCGTCTGGAAGGTCCCATTCCCCCCGACACCTGCTGGATCAGCGCCGCCCATGCCTGGCAGACCCCGAATCAGCCTGGGCCTGACGGGATCCTGGCCTTGTATCACGACCAAGGGCTGATTCCGGTGAAGTTATTGGCCTTCGATGCGGCGGTGAACACCACCTTGGAACTGCCGTTTCTGCGCACCTCCCCCGACCACGGCACCGCCTTCGACATCGCAGCGCAAGGCATCGCGAGCCCTGAGAGCACGGCAGCAGCCATCAAGGCCGCCTGGGACCTGAGCTGA
- the thiL gene encoding thiamine-phosphate kinase yields the protein MSPTLAELSEEELLRRLAHFAPPDQLSDDTAALAADPRPLLINTDVLVDGIHFSDGTTTAMDVGWRAVAANLSDLAASGAVEIEGITVGLVAPGRTSWDWVEGVYQGISAVLDQYGGILLGGDCSRGEQRLLSITALGRQGPLRLHRNAARPGDVLVTSGAHGLSRLGLALLQNDPNVRDIALSLALRNQAIARHQRPTPRLKDVQLLLACKPEHLPWRAGGTDSSDGLLAAVAGLCNSSRCGAVLRNNLLPVSEGWPEGPPWTDWCLAGGEDFELVLSLPEAWADAWQQCVPESQRIGQINPEAGIIRWAHNHAKVDMSSFDHFRQP from the coding sequence ATGAGCCCAACCCTGGCGGAGCTGAGTGAAGAGGAGCTGCTGAGGCGGCTAGCCCACTTCGCTCCGCCCGATCAGCTCAGTGACGACACCGCGGCTCTGGCCGCCGACCCCCGCCCCCTGCTGATCAACACCGACGTTCTCGTGGACGGCATCCATTTCAGCGATGGAACGACCACAGCCATGGATGTGGGCTGGCGTGCCGTTGCCGCCAACCTGTCCGACCTGGCCGCCAGCGGTGCCGTCGAGATCGAGGGGATCACCGTGGGCCTGGTCGCCCCAGGACGCACCAGCTGGGACTGGGTGGAGGGGGTGTATCAAGGCATCAGTGCCGTCTTAGACCAGTACGGCGGCATCCTGCTGGGGGGTGACTGCTCCAGAGGAGAGCAGCGACTGCTCTCCATCACAGCCCTTGGCCGTCAAGGACCCCTGCGTCTGCATCGCAACGCAGCCCGCCCCGGCGATGTGCTCGTCACAAGTGGAGCCCATGGTCTCAGCCGGCTGGGGCTCGCCCTGCTGCAAAACGACCCCAACGTCCGTGACATCGCTCTGAGCTTGGCCTTGCGGAACCAAGCGATCGCACGACATCAACGACCGACACCTCGGCTGAAGGACGTCCAGCTGCTGCTGGCCTGCAAGCCGGAGCATCTGCCATGGCGGGCCGGGGGCACCGACAGCAGCGACGGACTTCTCGCGGCCGTCGCAGGACTCTGCAACTCCAGCCGTTGTGGAGCAGTGCTGCGGAACAACCTGCTTCCCGTGAGCGAAGGCTGGCCTGAGGGACCTCCATGGACGGATTGGTGCCTCGCCGGAGGAGAGGACTTTGAGCTGGTGCTGAGCCTTCCCGAAGCCTGGGCCGATGCCTGGCAGCAATGCGTCCCCGAAAGCCAGCGCATCGGCCAGATCAATCCTGAAGCAGGCATCATCCGCTGGGCCCACAACCACGCAAAGGTGGACATGAGCAGCTTTGATCACTTCCGCCAGCCATAG
- a CDS encoding HNH endonuclease, whose product MHNRDAVFLDELCPKLRVRRWRQSIHTFTGQSCIYCGKPSESIDHIHPRARGGLSVTENCVPACLACNGRKSDADVFDWYRRQRFYDPRRAMAIRAWMDGDLRLALRLLQWAQPDQPISEPEDFPVAAQAA is encoded by the coding sequence ATGCACAACAGGGACGCGGTTTTTCTCGACGAACTCTGTCCCAAATTACGTGTCCGAAGATGGCGACAGTCAATTCATACATTTACAGGACAAAGTTGTATTTATTGCGGCAAACCTTCGGAGTCAATTGATCACATTCACCCCCGAGCAAGAGGGGGCTTGAGTGTGACCGAAAACTGTGTTCCGGCGTGCTTGGCCTGCAATGGCCGCAAATCTGACGCGGATGTTTTCGACTGGTATCGGCGGCAGCGTTTTTACGATCCACGGCGCGCCATGGCGATTCGCGCCTGGATGGATGGCGACCTCCGGCTCGCCCTTCGATTGCTGCAATGGGCCCAGCCGGATCAACCCATCAGCGAACCGGAAGATTTCCCCGTCGCCGCCCAAGCCGCCTGA
- the efp gene encoding elongation factor P, translated as MISSNDFRTGTTIEIDGAVWRVVEFLHVKPGKGSAFVRTKLKAVKSGNVVEKTFRAGEMLPQAMLEKSSLQHTYMEGEDYVFMDMATYEETRLSADQIGESRKYLKEGMEVNVVSWNDTPLEVELPNSVVLEIKETDPGVKGDTATGGTKPAILETGAQVMVPLFLSVGEKIKVDTRNDSYLGRENG; from the coding sequence ATGATCTCCAGTAACGACTTCCGCACCGGCACCACGATCGAGATCGATGGGGCCGTCTGGCGCGTGGTCGAGTTCTTGCACGTCAAGCCCGGCAAGGGATCTGCCTTCGTGCGCACCAAGCTCAAGGCGGTGAAGTCCGGCAACGTGGTGGAGAAAACCTTCCGCGCCGGGGAAATGCTTCCCCAGGCGATGCTGGAGAAATCCTCTCTTCAGCACACCTACATGGAAGGTGAGGACTATGTCTTCATGGACATGGCCACCTATGAGGAGACTCGCCTCAGCGCCGACCAGATTGGAGAGAGCCGTAAATACCTCAAGGAAGGTATGGAGGTGAACGTGGTGTCCTGGAATGACACCCCCCTTGAGGTTGAACTGCCCAACTCCGTGGTTCTTGAGATCAAGGAGACCGATCCTGGCGTCAAAGGCGACACCGCCACAGGTGGCACCAAGCCCGCCATTCTGGAGACCGGCGCCCAGGTGATGGTTCCGCTCTTCCTTTCTGTGGGAGAAAAGATCAAAGTGGATACCCGCAACGACAGTTACCTCGGGCGCGAAAACGGATGA
- a CDS encoding peptidylprolyl isomerase codes for MVHQRLNAVLAALISFALITTAAPAWAGLPQGNAVKDPAAILRDALPFDQDDIRELQHRLELTSDDLRAKRWTALGKTVSRSEALLNTRRDTILSSIPAAKRDTAETLLQRVDQGLEDLKEKVKATDKPGFIADRRNTLRSIGDVEALLVPDGFEREIPAEFDALPRLKGRATLSVSTTQGELTTVVDGYNAPLTAGAFVDLALKGFYDGLPFIRAEDFYVLQSGDPEGPEIGYVDPKTKQERHVPLEIRVPGEDDTIYNETFEDVGLFKATPTLPFATLGTLGWAHSDQALDDGSSQFFMFLYEAELTPAGLNLVDGRNAAFGYVVEGFDVLEELGVDDRITAVKVIEGAEQLKAHA; via the coding sequence TTGGTCCATCAGCGTTTGAACGCCGTCCTTGCTGCCCTGATCAGCTTTGCTCTGATCACAACGGCTGCCCCTGCCTGGGCCGGCTTGCCCCAGGGCAATGCTGTGAAAGACCCTGCCGCAATCCTCCGGGACGCGCTGCCGTTTGATCAGGACGACATCCGCGAACTTCAGCATCGGCTGGAGCTCACCAGTGACGATCTGCGGGCCAAACGCTGGACAGCCCTCGGCAAGACGGTGTCCCGCAGTGAAGCGCTGCTCAACACCCGCCGCGACACCATCCTGAGTTCGATCCCAGCGGCCAAGCGCGATACGGCTGAAACGCTGTTGCAGAGGGTGGATCAGGGGCTGGAAGATCTCAAAGAGAAGGTCAAAGCCACCGATAAGCCAGGTTTCATCGCCGATCGACGCAACACGCTGCGCTCCATCGGTGATGTGGAGGCCCTGCTGGTGCCCGACGGCTTTGAACGGGAGATCCCCGCAGAATTCGATGCCCTCCCCAGGCTGAAGGGAAGGGCCACCCTGAGCGTGAGCACCACCCAGGGGGAGCTAACCACCGTGGTGGATGGTTACAACGCCCCCCTTACCGCAGGTGCCTTCGTCGATCTCGCCCTCAAGGGCTTCTACGACGGCCTGCCCTTCATCCGGGCCGAGGACTTCTACGTGCTCCAGAGCGGGGATCCTGAGGGGCCGGAGATCGGCTACGTGGATCCGAAGACCAAGCAGGAGCGCCACGTGCCCCTGGAGATCCGAGTGCCGGGCGAAGACGACACGATCTACAACGAAACCTTTGAGGATGTGGGCCTGTTCAAGGCCACACCGACACTTCCGTTCGCAACCCTGGGCACCCTCGGCTGGGCCCATTCGGACCAGGCCCTCGATGACGGGTCCTCCCAGTTCTTCATGTTTCTCTACGAAGCAGAACTCACCCCTGCTGGCCTGAACCTCGTGGATGGCCGCAATGCAGCCTTCGGTTATGTGGTGGAGGGCTTCGATGTTCTGGAGGAATTGGGCGTTGATGACCGGATCACTGCCGTGAAGGTGATCGAGGGAGCGGAGCAGCTCAAAGCCCACGCATGA
- the murC gene encoding UDP-N-acetylmuramate--L-alanine ligase — MPRLLDRQTPVHFIGVGGIGMSALARILVDRGHPVSGSDPRDNATTQQLMTLGVKVYRQQNESCIDAVTGPTNACSPVVVISTAIPESNPELQRARQQGLEIWHRSDLLAALIEQQPSIAVAGSHGKTTTSTLITTLLLEADQDPTAVIGGIVPRLGSNGHSGQGKLLVAEADESDGSLVKFSPSLGVITNLELDHTDHYSSLDDLISTLQRFAGGCDRVLANHDCPILQEHFQPTAWWSNESAETVDFAALPLSLEGDRCIARFYEAGRAVGDFTLPMAGLHNLSNATAALAACRMEGLPFDQLVEGLAGLKAPGRRFDLRGTWKGRHIVDDYAHHPSEVKATLKMARLMVSSGRSPLPTAPQRLLAVFQPHRYSRTQQFLDGFAQALQNCDLLLLAPVYPAGEQPLQGICSKALADRVHSLKPDLKIAVADNLDELTDLVKQHSREQDLVLAMGAGDVNGLWARLTS, encoded by the coding sequence TTGCCGCGCCTGCTCGACCGTCAGACACCAGTCCACTTCATCGGTGTCGGGGGAATTGGCATGTCGGCCCTGGCCCGGATTCTGGTCGACCGCGGACACCCGGTCAGCGGCTCGGACCCCCGTGACAATGCGACAACACAACAACTGATGACCCTGGGGGTCAAGGTCTACCGCCAGCAGAATGAAAGCTGCATTGACGCCGTCACGGGACCGACCAATGCCTGTTCACCGGTGGTGGTGATCAGCACTGCCATTCCCGAGAGCAATCCGGAACTGCAACGGGCCCGGCAGCAGGGTCTCGAGATCTGGCATCGATCCGATCTTCTAGCGGCTCTGATCGAGCAGCAACCCTCCATTGCGGTGGCCGGCAGCCATGGCAAGACAACCACCAGCACCTTGATCACCACGTTGCTGCTGGAGGCCGATCAAGATCCGACCGCTGTCATCGGCGGCATCGTTCCCCGGTTGGGCAGCAATGGTCATTCCGGCCAGGGGAAATTGCTCGTAGCCGAAGCGGATGAATCCGATGGATCCCTGGTGAAATTCAGCCCCAGTCTGGGCGTGATCACCAACCTGGAGCTGGATCACACCGATCACTATTCCAGCCTCGACGATCTGATTTCCACCTTGCAACGCTTCGCGGGCGGTTGCGATCGCGTGTTGGCCAACCACGACTGCCCGATCCTGCAGGAACACTTCCAGCCGACGGCCTGGTGGTCCAACGAAAGTGCCGAAACGGTTGACTTCGCCGCCCTGCCCCTGAGCCTCGAGGGCGATCGCTGCATCGCCCGCTTCTATGAAGCGGGGCGAGCTGTCGGCGACTTCACCCTGCCGATGGCCGGGCTGCACAACCTGAGCAATGCAACAGCCGCTTTGGCCGCCTGCCGGATGGAAGGTCTTCCCTTCGACCAACTCGTGGAAGGTCTCGCGGGACTGAAAGCACCAGGACGCCGGTTTGATCTTCGGGGCACCTGGAAAGGCCGTCACATCGTTGACGACTACGCCCACCATCCCAGTGAGGTGAAGGCAACCCTGAAGATGGCACGCCTGATGGTGAGCAGTGGCCGCAGTCCGCTACCCACAGCGCCGCAACGTCTGCTGGCAGTGTTCCAGCCCCACCGCTACAGCCGCACCCAGCAGTTCCTCGATGGTTTTGCCCAAGCCCTGCAGAACTGTGATCTGCTGCTGCTGGCTCCTGTCTATCCCGCAGGAGAGCAACCGCTGCAGGGCATCTGCAGCAAGGCCCTGGCGGATCGGGTCCACAGCCTGAAACCCGATCTGAAAATCGCCGTTGCCGACAACCTCGACGAACTCACCGACCTGGTGAAGCAGCACAGCCGCGAACAGGATCTCGTCCTGGCCATGGGCGCTGGCGATGTGAATGGACTGTGGGCAAGGCTGACGTCATGA
- the accB gene encoding acetyl-CoA carboxylase biotin carboxyl carrier protein, with the protein MTMQLDHEQLHRLLEALGESDIQEFRLEGDDFRLEIRRNLPAQAVMAPVMPAPVAATAPASVAPVEPAAAPPASTATRSDLLEVTAPMVGTFYRAPAPGEPAFVEVGSRINVGQTVCILEAMKLMNELESEVGGEVVEILVDNGTPVEFGQVLMRVKPA; encoded by the coding sequence ATGACCATGCAGCTGGATCACGAACAACTGCACCGCTTGCTGGAGGCGCTCGGCGAGAGCGACATTCAGGAGTTCCGGTTGGAAGGGGATGACTTCCGCCTGGAAATCCGTCGCAACCTGCCGGCCCAGGCTGTGATGGCCCCGGTCATGCCCGCTCCCGTTGCCGCCACTGCTCCAGCGTCCGTTGCACCCGTCGAGCCTGCAGCTGCGCCGCCTGCATCCACCGCAACCCGCAGTGACCTGCTCGAAGTCACGGCTCCCATGGTGGGCACCTTTTACCGCGCTCCCGCGCCTGGCGAACCTGCCTTTGTTGAGGTGGGCAGTCGGATCAATGTCGGCCAGACCGTCTGCATCCTTGAAGCGATGAAGCTGATGAACGAGCTGGAGTCGGAGGTTGGCGGTGAAGTGGTGGAGATCCTGGTGGACAACGGCACGCCGGTGGAATTCGGTCAGGTGCTGATGCGGGTCAAGCCGGCCTGA